One Pseudomonas brassicacearum genomic region harbors:
- the waaF gene encoding lipopolysaccharide heptosyltransferase II, which translates to MNILIVGPSWVGDMVMAQTLFQCLKQRYPQCEIDVLAPEWSRPILERMPEVRKALSFPLGHGALELATRRRIGKSLAGQYDQAILLPNSLKSALVPFFAGIPKRTGWRGEFRYGLLNDVRTLDKDRYPLMIERFMALAYEPGVELPKPYPRPNLQIDPVTREAALAKFGLSLDRPVLALCPGAEFGESKRWPAEHYAQVAEAKIRDGWQVWLFGSKNDHSVGEDIRSRLIPGLREESVNLSGDTSLAEAIDLLSCADSVVSNDSGLMHVAAALNRPLVAVYGSTSPGFTPPLADKVEVVRLGIECSPCFDRTCRFGHYNCLRQLMPPSVNEALDRLQGTPVEVQ; encoded by the coding sequence ATGAATATTCTGATCGTTGGGCCCAGCTGGGTCGGTGACATGGTGATGGCGCAGACACTGTTCCAGTGCCTGAAACAGCGCTATCCACAGTGCGAAATCGACGTCCTGGCTCCAGAGTGGAGCCGGCCGATCCTTGAACGCATGCCCGAGGTGCGCAAGGCCTTGAGCTTCCCGCTCGGCCACGGCGCGCTGGAGCTGGCAACCCGTCGGCGCATTGGTAAATCCCTGGCCGGTCAGTATGACCAGGCGATCCTGCTGCCCAATTCCTTGAAGTCGGCGCTGGTGCCGTTCTTCGCCGGTATCCCCAAGCGCACCGGCTGGCGTGGCGAGTTTCGCTACGGCCTGCTCAACGACGTGCGCACGTTGGACAAGGACCGTTATCCGCTGATGATCGAGCGCTTCATGGCCCTGGCCTACGAGCCGGGTGTCGAGTTGCCCAAGCCGTATCCGCGCCCGAACCTGCAGATCGATCCGGTCACCCGTGAAGCGGCGCTGGCCAAGTTCGGCCTGAGTCTGGATCGTCCGGTGCTGGCCCTGTGTCCGGGCGCAGAGTTTGGTGAGTCCAAGCGCTGGCCGGCGGAGCATTACGCACAGGTCGCCGAGGCAAAGATTCGCGACGGCTGGCAAGTCTGGCTGTTCGGTTCGAAAAACGATCACTCGGTGGGCGAAGACATCCGCTCGCGGCTGATCCCGGGCCTTCGGGAAGAGTCGGTGAACCTCAGCGGCGATACGTCCCTGGCCGAGGCCATCGACCTGCTGTCCTGCGCCGATTCGGTGGTGTCCAATGACTCCGGCCTGATGCACGTGGCCGCCGCCTTGAACCGCCCATTGGTGGCGGTCTACGGCTCCACGTCGCCGGGCTTCACGCCGCCGCTGGCCGACAAGGTCGAGGTCGTGCGCCTGGGCATCGAGTGCAGCCCATGCTTCGACCGCACCTGCCGCTTCGGTCATTACAACTGCCTGCGCCAGCTCATGCCGCCGTCGGTGAACGAAGCCTTGGACCGTTTGCAGGGCACACCCGTGGAGGTTCAGTAA
- the aceF gene encoding dihydrolipoyllysine-residue acetyltransferase, protein MSELIRVPDIGSGEGEVIELFVKVGDRIEADQSILTLESDKASMEVPAPKAGIIKSLKVKLGDRLKEGDELLELEVEGAAAAPEAAAPAAAPAAAEKPAAAPAAEAAPAPSAAPAAATVQDIHVPDIGSSGKAKIIEVLVKVGDTVEADQSLITLESDKASMEIPSPAAGVVESVEIKLEDEVGTGDLILKLKVAGAAAPAAPAQAAAPAAKTESAPAPAAAAPAAKAEAAPAPAAAPAPSGAKVHAGPAVRQLAREFGVELSAVGPSGPHGRVLKEDVQAYVKAMMQKAKNAPAEGATGGAGIPPIPAVDFSRFGETEEVAMTRLMQIGASSLHRSWLNIPHVTQFDQADITELEAFRVAQKAVAEKAGVKLTVLPLLLKACAHLLKELPDFNSSLAPSGKAVIRKKYVHIGFAVDTPEGLLVPVIRNVDQKSLLQLAAEAAALAEKARNKKLTADDMQGACFTISSLGHIGGTGFTPIVNAPEVAILGVSKATIQPVWDGKAFQPKLMLPLSLSYDHRVINGAAAARFTKRLSDLLGDIRTILL, encoded by the coding sequence GTGAGCGAACTCATTCGCGTACCTGACATCGGCAGCGGTGAAGGTGAAGTAATTGAACTGTTTGTGAAGGTCGGCGACCGTATCGAAGCCGACCAGAGCATCCTGACGCTTGAATCGGACAAGGCCAGCATGGAAGTGCCTGCGCCGAAGGCCGGTATCATCAAGAGCCTGAAAGTGAAGCTGGGTGATCGTCTGAAAGAAGGCGACGAACTGCTGGAGCTGGAAGTCGAGGGCGCCGCTGCGGCGCCTGAGGCGGCCGCACCTGCAGCGGCTCCGGCGGCGGCTGAAAAGCCTGCCGCGGCTCCCGCTGCCGAGGCCGCTCCCGCCCCATCTGCCGCGCCAGCTGCTGCCACGGTCCAGGACATTCATGTTCCGGACATCGGTTCGTCGGGCAAGGCCAAGATCATCGAAGTACTGGTCAAGGTCGGCGACACCGTCGAAGCCGACCAGTCGCTGATCACCCTGGAATCCGACAAGGCCAGCATGGAAATCCCGTCGCCAGCCGCCGGTGTGGTGGAAAGCGTCGAGATCAAGCTGGAAGACGAAGTGGGTACCGGTGACCTGATCCTGAAGCTGAAAGTAGCCGGTGCCGCCGCACCTGCCGCGCCAGCCCAGGCCGCTGCACCAGCTGCCAAGACCGAATCGGCTCCGGCTCCGGCTGCCGCCGCGCCTGCCGCCAAGGCCGAAGCAGCGCCCGCCCCTGCCGCCGCGCCTGCGCCTAGCGGTGCCAAGGTGCACGCTGGTCCTGCGGTGCGTCAGCTGGCCCGTGAATTCGGCGTCGAGCTGTCGGCCGTCGGCCCGAGCGGCCCGCACGGTCGCGTGCTGAAGGAAGACGTGCAGGCCTACGTCAAGGCCATGATGCAGAAGGCCAAGAACGCACCGGCCGAAGGCGCCACCGGCGGCGCGGGTATCCCGCCGATTCCGGCGGTGGACTTCAGCCGCTTCGGCGAAACCGAAGAAGTGGCGATGACTCGCCTGATGCAAATCGGCGCGTCGAGCCTGCATCGCAGCTGGCTGAACATTCCCCACGTGACTCAGTTCGACCAGGCTGACATCACCGAGCTGGAAGCCTTCCGTGTAGCGCAGAAAGCCGTGGCAGAAAAGGCCGGCGTGAAGCTGACCGTACTGCCGCTGTTGCTCAAGGCCTGTGCGCACCTGCTCAAGGAACTGCCGGACTTCAACAGCTCCCTGGCCCCAAGCGGCAAGGCTGTGATCCGCAAGAAATACGTGCACATCGGCTTTGCCGTCGACACCCCGGAAGGCCTGCTGGTACCGGTCATCCGCAACGTCGACCAGAAGAGCCTGCTGCAACTGGCTGCCGAAGCTGCTGCCCTGGCCGAAAAGGCCCGGAACAAGAAGCTCACTGCCGACGACATGCAGGGCGCCTGCTTCACCATCTCCAGCCTCGGTCACATTGGCGGCACCGGCTTCACGCCGATCGTCAACGCGCCGGAAGTGGCGATCCTGGGTGTTTCCAAGGCCACCATCCAGCCGGTCTGGGACGGCAAAGCCTTCCAGCCGAAGCTGATGCTGCCGCTGTCGCTGTCCTACGATCACCGTGTAATCAACGGCGCCGCCGCCGCACGCTTCACCAAGCGTCTGAGCGACCTGCTGGGCGACATCCGCACCATCCTGCTGTAA
- the waaC gene encoding lipopolysaccharide heptosyltransferase I: MRVLLIKTSSLGDVIHTLPALTDAARAIPGIKFDWVVEEGFAEIPTWHPAVGKVIPVAIRRWRKNLWQTIKSGEWRRFKQSVRAQKYDLVIDAQGLLKSAWLTRYVKAPVAGLDKDSAREPLAARFYSRRLAVARSQHAVERVRQLFALALGYDLPQTQGSYGLDIDRLVELPRPYPYVVFLHGTTWESKHWPELYWRQLTERMGQFGVVVKLPWGSPAEKARAERIASGLRNALVLPKLNLRGMGKILAGAQACVAVDTGLGHLAAALDVPTISLLGPTNPVLTGAYGKGQIHLASDFPCAPCMQKQCTYPPTAEDARRFDLKREQPLCFTRLNPERVASHLSTLLAEEPR, from the coding sequence TTGCGGGTATTGCTGATCAAGACCTCTTCGCTGGGGGATGTGATCCACACCCTGCCCGCGCTGACCGACGCGGCGCGGGCGATTCCTGGCATTAAATTCGATTGGGTCGTGGAAGAAGGCTTCGCCGAAATTCCCACCTGGCACCCGGCCGTGGGCAAGGTTATCCCGGTGGCAATACGGCGCTGGCGCAAGAACCTCTGGCAAACCATCAAGAGCGGCGAGTGGCGACGCTTCAAGCAAAGCGTGCGCGCGCAAAAGTACGACCTGGTCATTGATGCCCAGGGCCTGCTGAAAAGTGCCTGGTTGACCCGTTACGTCAAGGCCCCGGTTGCCGGTCTGGATAAGGATTCGGCCCGGGAGCCCTTGGCCGCGCGTTTCTATTCCCGGCGCCTGGCGGTGGCCCGTAGTCAGCACGCGGTCGAGCGCGTGCGTCAGTTGTTCGCCCTGGCGCTGGGCTATGACCTGCCGCAAACCCAGGGAAGCTATGGCCTCGACATCGACCGACTGGTGGAATTGCCACGCCCTTATCCCTACGTGGTGTTCCTGCATGGCACGACCTGGGAGTCCAAGCACTGGCCCGAACTCTATTGGCGCCAGCTCACCGAGCGCATGGGACAGTTCGGCGTGGTGGTAAAACTGCCGTGGGGCAGCCCGGCCGAGAAGGCTCGGGCCGAACGCATCGCCAGCGGGTTGCGCAATGCCCTGGTGCTGCCGAAGCTGAATCTGAGGGGAATGGGCAAGATACTCGCCGGCGCCCAGGCCTGCGTAGCCGTGGACACGGGTCTCGGTCACCTGGCCGCGGCCTTGGACGTGCCGACAATTTCACTGCTCGGTCCGACGAATCCGGTGCTGACGGGGGCCTACGGCAAAGGCCAGATCCACCTCGCCAGCGATTTCCCCTGTGCGCCCTGCATGCAAAAGCAGTGCACTTACCCGCCGACCGCCGAAGATGCCCGTCGGTTTGACCTGAAACGCGAGCAGCCCCTGTGCTTCACGCGTCTGAACCCCGAGCGTGTTGCCAGCCACCTGAGCACGTTATTGGCTGAGGAGCCGCGCTGA
- a CDS encoding glycosyltransferase family 4 protein: MQLAFVLYKYFPFGGLQRDFMRIALECQQRGHQIRVYTLIWEGDIPPGFEVLVAPVKALFNHRRNEKLSAWMEADLAKRPVDRLIGFNKMPGLDVYYAADGCFEDKAQNLRNSLYRRWGRYRHFAEYERAVFAKDAKTDVLMISEVQQPLFIKHYGTPLERFHLLPPGIAQDRRRPADADQIRAAFRAEFELADDDLLLVQIGSGFKTKGVDRSLKALAALPGELRKRTRLFVIGQDDPKVFQLQSATLGLGDNVRFLKGRSDIPRFLLGADLLIHPAYNENTGTVLLEALVAGLPVLVSAVCGYAHYIAEADSGLVLDEPFEQAQLTEYLGRMLSDADARAAWSRNGLAFAETADLYSMPQHAADVILAEHAQ, encoded by the coding sequence ATGCAATTGGCTTTTGTCCTTTACAAGTATTTTCCCTTCGGCGGCCTGCAGCGTGATTTCATGCGCATCGCCCTGGAGTGCCAGCAACGCGGTCACCAGATCCGTGTCTACACGCTGATCTGGGAAGGTGACATTCCGCCAGGCTTCGAAGTGCTGGTGGCGCCGGTCAAGGCGCTGTTCAACCATCGCCGCAACGAGAAACTCAGCGCGTGGATGGAAGCTGACCTGGCCAAGCGCCCGGTGGATCGCTTGATCGGCTTCAACAAAATGCCCGGCCTGGACGTGTACTACGCCGCCGACGGCTGCTTCGAAGACAAGGCACAGAACCTGCGCAATTCGTTGTATCGGCGTTGGGGCCGCTACCGGCATTTCGCCGAGTACGAGCGGGCGGTGTTCGCCAAGGACGCCAAGACTGACGTGCTGATGATCTCCGAAGTCCAGCAGCCGCTGTTCATCAAGCACTACGGCACGCCGCTGGAGCGCTTCCACCTGCTGCCGCCCGGCATCGCCCAGGACCGTCGTCGGCCCGCCGATGCCGACCAGATCCGCGCCGCGTTCCGGGCCGAATTCGAGCTGGCTGATGACGATCTACTGCTGGTGCAGATCGGTTCCGGCTTCAAGACCAAGGGCGTGGATCGCAGCCTCAAGGCTTTGGCCGCGCTGCCTGGCGAGTTGAGAAAACGCACCCGGCTATTTGTAATCGGCCAGGACGACCCCAAAGTATTCCAATTGCAGAGCGCCACGCTGGGGCTCGGTGACAACGTGCGGTTCCTCAAGGGGCGCAGCGATATCCCGCGTTTCCTACTGGGGGCCGACTTGTTGATCCATCCGGCCTACAACGAGAACACTGGCACTGTGCTGCTCGAGGCGCTGGTGGCCGGGTTGCCGGTGCTGGTCAGCGCGGTGTGCGGGTACGCCCATTACATCGCCGAGGCCGACAGCGGCCTGGTGCTCGACGAACCGTTCGAACAGGCACAGCTCACCGAGTACCTGGGTCGCATGTTGAGCGACGCCGATGCACGGGCGGCCTGGAGCCGCAACGGTCTGGCCTTCGCCGAGACGGCCGACCTCTACAGCATGCCGCAGCACGCGGCCGATGTGATATTGGCGGAGCACGCACAATGA
- the aceE gene encoding pyruvate dehydrogenase (acetyl-transferring), homodimeric type — MQDLDPVETQEWLDALESVLDKEGEDRAHYLMTRMGELATRSGSQLPYAITTPYRNTIPVTHEARMPGDLFMERRIRSLVRWNALAMVMRTNLKDSDLGGHISSFASSATLYDIGFNYFFQAPTDEHGGDLIYFQGHASPGVYARAFMEGRISEDQMNNFRQEVDGNGLSSYPHPWLMPDFWQFPTVSMGLGPIQAIYQARFMKYLEARGFIPAGKQKVWCFMGDGECDEPESLGAISLAGREKLDNLIFVINCNLQRLDGPVRGNAKIIQELEGVFRGAQWNVNKVIWGRFWDPLLAKDVDGILQRRMDEVIDGEYQNYKAKDGAFVREHFFNSPELKAMVADLSDDEIWKLNRGGHDPYKVYAAYHQAVNHKEQPTVILAKTIKGYGTGAGEAKNTAHNTKKVDVDSLKLFRDRFDIPVKDSELENLPFFKPEEGSAEARYLAERRAALGGFVPQRRAKSFSLPTPPLETLKAILDGSGDREISTTMAFVRILAQLVKDKEVGQRIVPIIPDEARTFGMEGMFRQLGIYSSVGQLYEPVDKDQVMFYREDKKGQILEEGINEAGAMSSFIAAGTSYSSHNQPMLPFYIFYSMFGFQRIGDLAWAAGDSRTRGFLIGGTAGRTTLNGEGLQHEDGHSHMLAGTIPNCRTYDPTYGYELAVIIQDGMKKMTEEQQDVFYYITVMNESYQQPAMPAGVEAGIVKGMYLLEEDTREAAHHVQLMGSGTILREVREAAKILREEFNVGADVWSVTSFNELRRDGLAVERSNRLHPGQKPKLSYVEECLNGRKGPVIASTDYMKLFAEQIRQWVPSKEFKVLGTDGFGRSDSRKKLRHFFEVDRKFVVLAALEALADRGDIEPKVVAEAIAKFGIDPEKRNPLDC, encoded by the coding sequence ATGCAAGACCTCGATCCCGTCGAAACCCAGGAATGGCTGGACGCCCTGGAATCGGTTCTCGACAAAGAAGGCGAAGACCGTGCTCATTATCTGATGACCCGTATGGGCGAACTCGCAACTCGCAGCGGTTCGCAACTGCCCTACGCCATCACTACGCCGTACCGCAACACGATCCCTGTGACCCACGAAGCACGCATGCCTGGCGACCTGTTCATGGAACGCCGTATTCGCTCGTTGGTCCGTTGGAACGCGTTGGCCATGGTCATGCGTACCAACCTGAAGGATTCTGACCTGGGCGGTCACATCTCCAGCTTCGCCTCCAGCGCGACGCTGTATGACATCGGCTTCAACTACTTCTTCCAGGCCCCGACCGACGAACACGGCGGCGACCTGATCTACTTCCAGGGTCACGCATCGCCAGGCGTCTACGCCCGTGCGTTCATGGAAGGCCGCATTTCCGAAGACCAGATGAACAACTTCCGCCAGGAAGTGGACGGCAACGGCCTGTCCTCGTACCCGCACCCTTGGCTGATGCCTGATTTCTGGCAGTTCCCGACCGTTTCCATGGGTCTGGGCCCGATCCAGGCGATCTACCAGGCGCGTTTCATGAAGTACCTGGAAGCCCGCGGCTTCATCCCGGCCGGCAAGCAGAAAGTCTGGTGCTTCATGGGCGACGGCGAGTGCGACGAGCCGGAATCCCTGGGCGCTATTTCCCTGGCCGGCCGCGAGAAACTGGACAACCTGATCTTCGTCATCAACTGCAACCTGCAGCGCCTCGACGGCCCGGTTCGCGGCAACGCCAAGATCATCCAGGAACTCGAAGGCGTGTTCCGTGGTGCCCAGTGGAACGTCAACAAAGTTATCTGGGGCCGTTTCTGGGACCCACTGCTGGCAAAAGACGTCGACGGCATCCTGCAGCGCCGCATGGACGAAGTCATCGACGGCGAATACCAGAACTACAAGGCCAAGGACGGTGCGTTCGTTCGCGAGCACTTCTTCAACTCGCCTGAACTCAAGGCGATGGTTGCCGACCTGTCCGACGACGAGATCTGGAAACTCAACCGTGGCGGCCACGACCCGTACAAGGTCTACGCGGCGTACCACCAAGCGGTCAATCACAAAGAGCAGCCGACCGTCATCCTGGCCAAGACCATCAAGGGTTATGGCACCGGTGCCGGCGAAGCGAAGAACACCGCGCACAACACCAAGAAGGTCGATGTCGACAGCCTGAAGCTGTTCCGCGATCGCTTCGACATTCCGGTCAAGGACAGCGAGCTGGAAAACCTGCCGTTCTTCAAGCCCGAAGAAGGCAGCGCCGAAGCCCGTTACCTGGCCGAGCGGCGTGCCGCACTGGGCGGTTTCGTACCGCAGCGCCGCGCCAAGAGCTTCAGCCTCCCGACGCCGCCACTCGAGACCCTCAAGGCGATCCTCGACGGCTCGGGCGACCGTGAAATTTCCACCACCATGGCCTTCGTGCGGATCCTCGCGCAGCTGGTCAAGGACAAGGAAGTCGGCCAACGCATCGTCCCGATCATCCCGGACGAAGCCCGTACCTTCGGTATGGAAGGCATGTTCCGTCAGTTGGGCATCTACTCGTCCGTCGGCCAGCTCTACGAGCCAGTCGATAAAGACCAGGTGATGTTCTACCGCGAAGACAAGAAGGGCCAGATCCTCGAAGAAGGCATCAACGAAGCGGGCGCCATGAGCTCCTTCATTGCCGCCGGTACTTCGTACTCCAGCCACAACCAGCCGATGCTGCCGTTCTACATCTTCTACTCGATGTTCGGCTTCCAGCGTATCGGCGACCTGGCCTGGGCCGCCGGCGACAGCCGTACCCGTGGCTTCCTGATCGGCGGTACCGCCGGCCGGACCACGCTGAACGGTGAAGGCCTGCAGCACGAAGACGGCCACAGCCACATGCTGGCCGGGACCATCCCGAACTGCCGCACCTATGATCCAACCTACGGCTACGAGCTGGCGGTGATCATCCAGGACGGCATGAAGAAGATGACCGAAGAGCAACAGGACGTCTTCTACTACATCACCGTGATGAACGAGTCCTACCAGCAGCCAGCCATGCCGGCCGGCGTGGAAGCGGGCATTGTCAAGGGCATGTACCTGCTCGAGGAAGACACCCGCGAAGCGGCGCACCACGTCCAGCTGATGGGCTCCGGCACCATCCTGCGCGAAGTGCGTGAAGCCGCGAAGATCCTGCGTGAAGAGTTCAACGTCGGCGCCGACGTCTGGAGCGTCACCAGCTTCAACGAACTGCGTCGCGACGGCCTGGCCGTGGAGCGCAGCAACCGTCTGCACCCGGGCCAGAAGCCTAAGCTGAGCTACGTCGAAGAGTGCCTGAACGGCCGTAAGGGTCCGGTCATCGCCTCTACCGACTACATGAAGCTGTTCGCCGAGCAGATCCGCCAGTGGGTTCCTTCCAAGGAGTTCAAGGTGCTAGGCACCGACGGTTTCGGCCGTAGCGACAGCCGCAAGAAGCTGCGTCACTTCTTCGAAGTCGACCGTAAGTTCGTTGTGTTGGCAGCCCTGGAAGCCCTGGCTGACCGTGGCGATATCGAACCTAAAGTGGTGGCCGAAGCCATCGCCAAGTTCGGCATCGATCCAGAAAAACGCAACCCACTGGACTGCTGA
- the glnE gene encoding bifunctional [glutamate--ammonia ligase]-adenylyl-L-tyrosine phosphorylase/[glutamate--ammonia-ligase] adenylyltransferase — MSLPTLAPIPETVPAILQSLVSRAEQSFRAAVASLDDDHGLSAWTPGRWDEFKRIAAASDFVVEQSVRDPSMLLELVRSGELDRSYGPGEMCAQIGGAVQAAETEDELGRVLRRQRTRQQVRIIWRDLTRQADLVQTCRDLSDMADTCIDQAYQWLYQRLIQQFGTPTGRRSGEAQHMVILGMGKLGAVELNLSSDIDLIFAYPEGGETVGAKRPLDNQEFFIRVGQRLIKALDPMTVDGFVFRVDMRLRPYGSAGALVLSFNALEQYYQDQGRDWERYAMIKARVVAGDQVAGAQLLDMLRPFVYRRYLDFSAIEALRTMKQLIQQEVRRKGMADNIKLGSGGIREVEFIAQAFQLIHGGRDLSLQQRPLLKVLGTLEGQGYLPAKVVDELRQGYEFLRYTEHAIQAIADRQTQMLPDSPQDQARIAFMLGFADWPAFHEQLMYWRGRVAWHFGQVIADPDEDEGGESEVVVGGEWLPLWEDSQDEEAACRQLQDGGFVDAPKALKTLAALRGSPQLRAMQRLGRERLDAFIPRLLAQAVEHANPDLVLERVLPLVEAVARRSAYLVLLTENPGALRRLLTLCAASPWIAEQITRFPLLLDELLNEGRLFKPPLAPELAAELRERLTRIPEDDLEQQMEALRHFKLAHRLRVAASEIAGSLPLMKVSDYLTWLAEAILEQVLALAWRQTVAKHGVPLRTDGSLCDPGFIIVGYGKVGGLELGHGSDLDLVFIHDGDPQAETDGPKPIDGAQFFTRLGQRIIHLLTAQTNSGQLYEVDMRLRPSGASGLLVSSLGAFARYQENEAWTWEHQALVRARVLVGSQDVGQAFEKVRAQVLGRQRDLPTLRQEVSEMRAKMRDNLGSKATAAGTAPNAFEATAPFDLKQDAGGIVDIEFMVQYAALAWSEEHPSLLRYTDNIRILEGLQEVGLMPAEDATLLREAYKAYRSAAHRQALQKDAGVIAGDQFVDERRQVLRIWRELGLS; from the coding sequence ATGAGCCTGCCCACGCTTGCCCCAATACCGGAAACGGTACCGGCCATTCTCCAGTCATTGGTCAGCCGTGCCGAGCAGTCGTTCCGTGCGGCGGTCGCCTCACTGGACGACGACCACGGGTTGTCCGCCTGGACGCCTGGACGCTGGGATGAGTTCAAGCGCATTGCCGCGGCCAGTGATTTTGTCGTCGAGCAGAGTGTCCGCGACCCGTCGATGCTGCTGGAGCTGGTGCGCAGTGGCGAGCTGGATCGCAGCTACGGTCCCGGTGAAATGTGCGCGCAGATCGGCGGCGCCGTGCAGGCCGCCGAGACCGAGGATGAGCTGGGACGCGTCCTGCGCCGCCAGCGCACCCGCCAGCAGGTGCGAATCATTTGGCGCGACCTGACACGCCAGGCCGATCTGGTCCAGACCTGTCGCGACCTCTCGGACATGGCCGACACCTGCATCGACCAAGCCTACCAGTGGCTCTACCAGCGCCTCATTCAGCAGTTCGGCACGCCGACTGGCCGGCGCAGCGGCGAGGCGCAGCACATGGTCATCCTGGGCATGGGCAAGCTCGGTGCGGTGGAGCTGAACCTTTCGTCGGACATCGACCTGATTTTTGCCTACCCCGAGGGCGGCGAAACCGTCGGTGCGAAGCGCCCACTGGATAACCAGGAGTTTTTCATTCGCGTTGGCCAGCGCCTGATCAAGGCCCTGGACCCGATGACCGTCGACGGTTTCGTGTTCCGCGTCGACATGCGCCTGCGCCCCTACGGTTCGGCGGGTGCGCTGGTGCTGAGCTTCAACGCTTTGGAGCAGTATTACCAGGACCAGGGCCGCGACTGGGAACGCTACGCCATGATCAAGGCGCGAGTGGTGGCGGGTGACCAGGTGGCCGGCGCGCAATTGCTCGACATGCTGCGTCCGTTCGTTTATCGCCGTTACCTGGATTTTTCTGCCATCGAAGCGCTGCGCACCATGAAGCAACTGATCCAGCAGGAAGTGCGGCGCAAGGGCATGGCCGACAACATCAAACTGGGCTCGGGTGGTATTCGCGAGGTGGAGTTCATTGCCCAGGCGTTCCAACTGATCCACGGCGGGCGCGACTTGAGCTTGCAGCAGCGGCCACTGCTCAAAGTGCTGGGCACCCTGGAAGGCCAGGGCTATCTGCCGGCCAAGGTGGTCGACGAGTTGCGCCAGGGCTACGAATTCCTGCGCTACACCGAACATGCGATCCAGGCGATTGCCGACCGTCAGACCCAGATGCTGCCCGACAGCCCGCAGGATCAGGCGCGCATTGCGTTCATGCTGGGTTTTGCCGACTGGCCGGCCTTCCATGAACAATTGATGTACTGGCGCGGACGGGTTGCCTGGCATTTCGGCCAGGTCATCGCTGACCCGGATGAAGACGAGGGTGGCGAAAGCGAAGTGGTGGTGGGTGGCGAATGGTTGCCGTTGTGGGAGGACAGCCAGGATGAAGAGGCGGCGTGTCGTCAGTTGCAGGACGGTGGCTTCGTCGATGCGCCCAAAGCCCTCAAGACCCTGGCGGCCCTGCGTGGCAGCCCGCAATTGCGCGCCATGCAGCGCCTGGGACGTGAGCGCCTGGATGCGTTCATTCCGCGCTTGCTGGCCCAGGCGGTGGAACATGCCAATCCCGACCTGGTGCTGGAGCGAGTGTTGCCACTGGTAGAAGCGGTGGCTCGCCGTTCGGCTTACCTGGTGCTGCTGACCGAAAACCCCGGCGCCCTGCGGCGTTTATTGACGCTGTGTGCGGCCAGTCCGTGGATCGCTGAGCAGATCACGCGTTTTCCGCTGTTGCTCGATGAATTGCTCAATGAGGGCCGCCTGTTCAAGCCGCCCCTGGCGCCGGAACTGGCGGCTGAGTTGCGTGAGCGCCTGACGCGTATCCCCGAGGACGACCTCGAACAGCAGATGGAGGCGCTGCGGCATTTCAAACTGGCGCACCGCCTGCGGGTGGCGGCCTCGGAAATCGCCGGCAGCTTGCCGCTGATGAAAGTCAGCGATTACCTGACCTGGCTGGCCGAGGCCATCCTCGAACAGGTGCTGGCCCTGGCCTGGCGCCAGACGGTGGCCAAGCATGGCGTGCCGCTGCGTACCGACGGCAGCCTGTGCGATCCGGGCTTCATTATTGTCGGTTATGGGAAAGTCGGCGGCCTGGAATTGGGGCATGGTTCCGACCTGGACCTGGTGTTCATCCACGATGGCGACCCCCAGGCGGAAACCGATGGGCCGAAACCTATCGACGGCGCGCAGTTTTTCACCCGGCTCGGCCAGCGGATCATCCACTTGCTGACTGCCCAGACCAACTCCGGGCAATTGTATGAAGTGGACATGCGCCTGCGGCCGTCCGGGGCGTCGGGGTTGCTGGTCAGTTCCCTTGGGGCGTTTGCCCGTTATCAGGAGAACGAGGCCTGGACCTGGGAGCATCAGGCGTTGGTGCGGGCCCGGGTACTGGTGGGCAGTCAGGATGTGGGCCAGGCGTTCGAGAAAGTCCGCGCCCAGGTGCTGGGGCGCCAGCGTGATTTGCCAACGCTGCGCCAGGAGGTCAGCGAAATGCGCGCCAAGATGCGCGATAACCTGGGCAGCAAGGCCACCGCCGCCGGCACCGCGCCAAATGCCTTCGAGGCCACGGCGCCCTTCGACCTCAAGCAGGATGCCGGAGGTATCGTCGATATTGAATTTATGGTGCAATACGCGGCCCTGGCGTGGTCCGAGGAACATCCGTCGCTGCTGCGCTACACCGATAACATCCGCATCCTGGAAGGGTTGCAGGAGGTCGGGCTGATGCCGGCAGAAGACGCCACCCTGTTGCGCGAGGCTTATAAAGCCTACCGCTCCGCCGCTCACCGTCAGGCCTTGCAGAAAGATGCCGGGGTGATTGCAGGCGACCAGTTCGTGGATGAGCGCAGGCAAGTGCTGCGGATCTGGCGAGAGCTGGGGCTGAGCTGA